The following is a genomic window from Branchiostoma lanceolatum isolate klBraLanc5 chromosome 10, klBraLanc5.hap2, whole genome shotgun sequence.
gTTATCTATCACAATATGAAAAGTTTGCACCGTAGATTGTTTAGGACATGACTAAAAGAGGTACAATAGAACATAAAACTGTGTTTGACACCTCTTTCTACCATTCCACACCTTGGGATTAATGTTATATAACTTATCACTATCAGGATACATTCattaatttgttttttatcCATTTTAGAAGTAGGTTGTGTTAATTGAAGTACTTTCATGTACTCATTCCATGCAAGAGGGCTATAAACCATACGGTTTAACAGTTGCACTGGACTAAGATATgattcaaaaattgatttctttgGTTTACTATTAGTTTTTGTACGTATTCAATATAAGAATGTTGTGTTGAAATTGTTGCTGTAGTAGTATGTTATGTTTCCAGATAAGATGACTGTCATTATATTCAGATTCTTGCAACTGCTAACAGCTTGCATTAGATGTGATATACTTCAAGCACCGCCATGCAGAATTCATGTGAACTGCACCAAGTTGTTGCCTTCTTTATGTTGCTTCCCCATGCATAGTATGAAAAAGCTACATGCTTATATGCTTCAAATCGATGAAAATATGTTGCAAAGCAAGCTCCAAAGACGAAAGGAGAACTGGGTGAAGGTTTCATGCCAACTTAAGTGTACAAAGCATGTTCACAAACCCCTTAGCCCTCATGCTATAGCTTTAGTAGAGGGttggaacaaggaggtttaaatctttgattttaaacctccttggttggacaGACAATCAATTGAGTGCTACATTGTCTCTAATTCCAGCTTTGCCTTTGAAATTTCTTGGTGTAGATTCCACATTCCATTCTAATGTGAATGCCTCTTCCTTTCATAGGTTTGAGATTTGCTGTTCTTAAGAATTAATTTGATCCTATTTGACCTGCTGTAACCAAGCTAATGTAAGTATCAGGAGGATCAGTTGTGGACTACTACAACCATAACTATGAGCTTTAGCTAGCTGCTATGTCATGGAAAATGCACCCAGACCTTATAATGCCTTGACCATTTACATGCTAGTCATAAAGGCAACACAGCAAAACTTCCCTACTCTTTCCATAGACTATTTTTGAAGCTATGGTATACAAATCtgtatcatattttggagaAATGTTGCTCATTGTTAGAATTGTGATGTGAATCCACTACGAATGATTCAGAATTCAGGATATGGTACAGAGTATAGTAGCACTAATGTCATGTCAGAGAATGAGAGAAAATACTTTTCTTGAAATGTACGACCACTTTGTGACAGACATCTAGAGTGGCAAGCCGCAAGTGATAGAGTAAAGTAAAGATATCCTTATACATTTCAAGCTCAGACAAGAAAGTTCAACTATGCTTTCCATGAACTGTGCCTTCTGCTTAAAACACTATATGCTAATATCCAAGATGTCTCATGAATGATAGGACACTTCACTTGTATATGTTGTGTTCGTGATTTGTTACTAGAAAGAGAGTTTTCATGCTTATTTGTCTCTGTATAGTATCTGTACTATTGCTAACATtaatttctatgatatttgCTGATGTTGGTTGCAAGATTTGCTGGCCAATAAACTTTTGTGTGGGTGATACAGACCTCAGCACAGACACTGCAGTGACTCTTGTCTTTATTTGTGATTGGATAAGTGTATTTTAAATGATGTACAGCATCACCAGTTTTTCAAATGGTGGTGCTAGTTGCTAGTACACAGTTCAATGCAACAGGAGTATGCTAACGTGACTAGCCTCATGTACAATGGTGCAGCAAAGAGGTGAGAAAGCTATTGGATTCAATACAAGTAACGGTTATAAAACACCATAAGTTAATACGTGTAGTATCAGTTTGCAAAGTTGTATCAATTTTCCATTCCCAGTTGATGGTAGATTATCCTGTATGTGGCACTGAAGCGCCGCCTAATAAATCGTGATAGTACTGCAGCCTTGGACGGGCGGAAGATGCACTTGTTTTGCCTGCCTTGTTGATCAAATGTGTGTGTGACTTGAATTTGTCAAATTTCCAAGATGGTGGGATGTGGGGAATTGTGAAACAGGTTTCGCGCTAATGGCGAACATATAACTACTAGCCTATACGTACATGGTAACACTTGCAGGCAAGTCGTTCCAATGGCTGCCTAACTATACGAATCATTTACTAGCGGTGCGCAGCTATAATTCTCAATTGAAATGTCTTTGGTTTAGGTGAGAAAAGCAATCTGTAACGCAGTTTCTAGTAGATAATAATTAGGCAGCTCTGATTCCTCAATGGCATAGAGTAAGCAAATTTAAAACCGTGACAGATCCTTCTTGCTGTTCATGCGATCTGTTAAATTCTGCCGAACTATACGATCACTTATCTGGTCTTCGATAAGCGACATCTAGCGGTTATGTAACAAAGTTCATTCCACCGATATTCGATAAAAGACTCCTTGTCATTTTCCTTTTAAGCGGTTTCTGTAGTTATGTTATTCATCGTGATACAATCAACTGTAGTGGTGCTTTAACGATGACAACATGATTAGATTGGTCTAGGAACTTTCGTAAATTTGCCATTGCGCGTGTAGTATCCTTTTTAGTCACTAGAGGTCGCCTTGGAATTACCACGCCATCATCAAATCCAAGGCCTGTGAGAAAAACGAAGACATGTGATCTAAAAACGTTCCTGTATTCTGACAGGGAAAGTGAATCTATGGAAGCGGACAAAACATTGTTGCATTAGCTCAACGTCTTCTTATATGATTATTTCGCCAAAAAAGACTGAAATTCGGATGTGGTAGCCCTTCAGAAAGTGTCTATTTATAGgagatatacagatatacacTCGGTAAACGCGAAGGAAACATATTTACGACATAATATGGCCTAGTTTTGTTCGTCGATATGTCttagatatcatcatcatttatcttGAGTGGTTACTTTTCGAAATAAAgtcaaataagcctcaaaaTGTCAAACCCTTAGTGAGCCTTTCGCcctttccccattcccgaaaagacgaaatttggcaatttgacggtcgtcttaGTCACTTTTCTGGTCGCGGCCgagagcggtactgcagataaggctctGCAAGGGAATACAGTCTCTACTTGTAAAACTGCGAAATATATCAGACGTTAGGCTTAAAGGAAGTGAAAACTTTCCAAAACACGTTCGTACATcttcatatacatttacatgAGCTTTAAGACTCTTTAAAGCACTAGCTGACATAGATATGATCGATTTTAGGTGGCGCGCGAGGAGCCGCATGTTTTTCCCTGACCGCCCATtgaagcgccgcctatattTCTGTACATATATCACTTTTTGAACGTAATGAGTATAGAAGAGTGAAGAATATATGTGGTCATCATGCACTCTCCAAGACAACTTTGGCCTTTAGTCCTCAGCTGATTATCTGCTTGCATGATAATATCTGGACACCAGAttacaaaatgatataacaaggaCATACAAATTGAATCTATAGCGGACAAAACATTGTTGCATTAGCCAAACGTCTTCTTATTTCGCCAAATAAaactgaaatttggatgtggtAGCTCTTCAGAAAGTGACAATTTATAGGAGATGTACACTCGATCACTTCTAGTGATAAATGCGAAACATATTTATGACCTAATATGCCATTGTTCTGTTTGTGTTATGTCTTGAATATCATAATTATTCATTTTGAGTGGTTAGTTTTCGAAATAAAGTCAAATAAGCCTCGGAAtatcaaacccctttgcgagcctttcgcCATTTCCCAATTCCCAAAAAGactgaaatttggcaatttgacggtcttaGTCACTTTTCAGGTCGCGGCCgagagcggtactgcagataaggctctGCAAGGGTATACAGTTCCTACTTGTAAAACTGAGACGTTAGGCTTAAAGAAAGTGAACACTTTACAAAAAACGTCCGGACATCTTCATATACTTTTACATGAGCTTTGAGACGCTTTAAAACACTGATTGACACAAATATGATCGATTTTAGCTTCCGCGCGAGGAGCCGAATGTTACGCCCGGACCGACCGttgaagcgccacctatattcatgtacacatcacGTCTTGAACGTAATGAGTAGGTTAGAAATAGATGTGGACATCATCAACTTTCCCAGGACAACTTTGACCTTTTCCTCAACTGACTGTCCGCTTACAATATGAATATCTAGACACCAGATCACAAAATCATATAACAAGGACATACATATTACACTGGTTATATAGACTTGTTTACCCAAGACACTGTACTGTGTGCCCAACATTTAACAACTTCACGTTGACTCAAAGTGCATGTAcagtgtaacgttaacgttacagatGAAAAGATACCGAACCTTAAAAGCGCTGTCAATACAATTCCAGGCTGACAGGGGTTAAAACAAGTCTGTGTGACACATATTGATTAAACTGATATAATTGCTTCATTTAATTTGCCAGCATTCTTCCTGCCGTCTGGCTTTCCCTTGTTATCAATTTGTTAGACTTAGAGTACAACATGCTTCTCTTACGCAGCTTTaatcgtcctatcggatggggacgtaaagccggcggcttTAGGGCGTCAgacttctgcacgtaaaagaacccaacacacttatcgagaagagaaggggtgactCAGTGCGCTTGGTCAAAaacacgcgagccgtagcgaagccgcattgcactactagctaacgaaaaagcgccatgcttcgtTCTCAGTCTGAGAtccgaccgctttaccttttctgaatacatgtactctTATTTTCAGATGTGGCCCATTGCTCTATTGCTTCACTGATTGGGGTTTCTAGAATTAGAATCGTATCACTGCATCACCAAGCGCTTGGTTACTTGGTTGTATATGTGTATTGAAGTACTTGAACGTAAGGGAGGCAGTACACTGATTTGCACCTTTGGTTGATTTTTGTATAGAAATTTTATTGAATATGTTAACCTGTCTGAATGAGTGACACTTCCTAGCAAGATACctgacacattttttttcttcaaatgtgCATAGCAAACTGTCAACTCTTTCATGCCTCATATCCTGATTCCGGTATAAGCCGGAGGCATATACCCAGTTTCCTCTGGATCTGCTGATCCTCCCAAATAGACATCAGAGGTTCATTTCAGCTTTGAAACTCTCAACTCCAAATAGCAAATAGGTTCTATTCAACAATAGAACCACTTTAGTTTATCCAATAATCATCCTTAGGCCATAGCCATCGAATTTTAAGgcttacactagttacagtcCCTTGCAAATTTCGACTCGAAAAAAGATGGGCAAATTTTCAATGCAGACCCTTAACCTTGTAACAAGGATTGAAATGACAAAACATGGCATCACAGCCAAACCTTTTATCGCTATAAAGTGCAGGAAGTGACACAAGGTAAGCCTTGTATCACTTaccaactacactcaaggctactaTACCACATGTCATTTAACTACCGagctagtgtcacttctacaattAAAATTTAGGCTACCATTTTTTATAAATCAAAATCAGCGCTCGCAAGGGTGTGAACCACATAAAtatttgctgtggcctaataagACTACATTACAGGTAAACCTTCATATACTGCGCTTCAAATATGAGAAGTCATTTCTGGGTTGCCTGTCCGCTACTTTTGTGCATGTCAAGGGAAAAAAATGGCTCACGAAACATGGACAACCACAAGACAACCAACTTGGCACATATACTTTAATGTACAATATGAACAAGGTGTAACATAACTCTGTACAGAATGATTTCTTCTATGAAACCGTCTCCTAGAGAAACTTTAAGACCCTTTATTTCAGAAATGCACCGGTCTTCTTAATTCATCTCTCAAGTTGTCTGGAAAAGGTCATTTATCCACGACAGTATAAAGGTGTTTTCTGTTAGTCACTGAGACGTCAAGAACAAAATCAACATAATTTTGTATTCACAATATCATACAATCATTACAATTTCTCATGATTCAACAAACTCTCTATATGTACAAGAGCTACAAAaaaaaagcaactttttttCGTTAAGCAACGTTTTTGCCAAGACCTCTAAGGGTTGCGTGATAAAACTTAGGGAACTTTTCAATCATAAATCTGCTACTTTCGTTTAATAAGTTCAATCTTCGTGttaaacattttcaaatgtttccacTAGTTTGGTTAAGTaccgttcaaagaaaaaaaaaatgatttggcGATTTTTTAAAACTCTCCCCTGTAGTCTTAGGGTTAATAATATGACCAGTCTCCTTTGAGTCAGGCTCTTGGTAATATAATAACAAAAAACTTCAGAATAAGACCCTGACATTCATGTACTGCATGTCAGTCTTTGGCACTTTTACAATGTCTATCACACTTCGACTAATGGCTATGTTTGTTTGCAGTGTTCCATAGATATACAACATAGATATATAGAGACATATCGCGGCACCACTGTGTGACTACAATACTAAGCTATCCTCATACAGAGGTAAGGTTGCCATACCCTGGTCCGCATTCTCACTTTCTCCGCTATGGTACCATTCACGATCAACTCAAAACAGTACTTAAAAGTACGGTCTCTCTCTCGTACATACAAAACTGGAGAATCTCTTATGCCAACTGCAGTCACTTACAAATGTACCATACGCAATCTTTCTGAGTTACCACACAGCTCTGTACACATCCCAAATGGTCCCTCTACCTAGCATTAAGCTAAACCCTGCAGACTTCTGAGTTGGGAATGACTCAGAACAAGTACAAATTGCACAGCTAACATCTTCTATAGGCAACGCTTGCCACCCATTAAGTTTACAGGCACTACAGTTGACGAATACGGCACTAGGTTCTCTCTTCACGTAGAAACAACGCTTTCGACATCGGTACATGCAGTGCTTGTGTGATTGCAGAGATCTGTGGAGCTAACACTATCGCTAACTATTGCTCCCCTTGTCAATTTTAAATTCCAGGGCGTTCGCTAATCATTTCCTTCCGGTAAGGTAAATGTTGAGAGTATAAAAGGGTTTCTGTAGTGTTCCATGCATGCGTCTTTAGTTGCAGCATTGCATAGCTAGCTCTTCTGTGTAGAGAGCTACACCCTCAGCAGCAATGTCCTAAcaatgtctgtttgtgtatTGCCGGGTCGCGGCTACCCCTCCAGGAGGTATACCACGACCTCGTACACCGCCATCATGGTCGCAGTGTTCGGGATCTGTCGGACCAGCTGTGTTTTCAGTCCGCTGTACAGGGCGCGGTAGCCTTCCTCCCGTGCAACAGTCGTAACCGTCTGGAAGAACCCACGGTACTTCTTCCCTTCCTGTCGTAACCTCGTTCTTACCACCTCTGTAGCAACAAGAAAGGGACGACATCTTCAATTAGTAACCTGTACATTATTCATATCTACATGGAAAAGGTACTATAAAAAAGGACCTCCTTTCATGTAAGCGAGCCATATACGCTAAGTGATAATCTGTCCACTGTTCGATTTCTAATATATCAGCTGTCAAATATCTTCAAAACCATATTTTCTCTGCACTTTCAACACTCAAATGTTAAAGGTTGCACAAATCAAACGTTCCTACCTGGCTTAGAAAGACAGTGGCGAAATGCTATTTTTTTGTTCCTAAGTTAAtgacatacttctgaaacagtatggaagttaaacacactccactgccagtggactagccccctgctgcagagATTGCAccccagtgtggcccagggctacgtaacggagatgggctccaccctatacaccttatggtgtgggaggattttaactctAAGGGTTAATGACAAAGAACTCACCATGAGGATAAGCTATGCAGGTGGCCAGTGACTTCGATACAGCTGCTACTCCCATGAACTCCACAAAGTCGTGCCAAGTCTTTTCACAATCACAACATCTGTTCCGCGCTATCATCTGCTTTATGTGCTCATAGATCACAAAATGAATCACAGTCTCAGAGATCCCCGCGTACGACGCAGTAACTCCACGGTAAAATCCACGCAGCCCTTCCCTGCCGTAGGTTTTCCGCACGCAGTCCCTAACCGTCAGGTTGTCTCcagttttcctgtcaatcaataGAAACCAAGTTTAGCACAATATCGATTCATATTCAACAAAATATTCTAAATCTTCTATGTTTTCTGGTGACATTGCAGGAAGTATAGCCAAGTTAAGTTCACTATGTTATTACGATAAGTTCTGCATACACACAATGACAATACCATTTTGAAGCCAATGTTTCTCTTCCATTTTTGATTGTTAAATAGCAAATTAGAATCATCATATCTTTCATTACACAATGCAATATTCAACATTACATCATCGAATTGCTTCAAACAATTGATTTATGATTGTTTAGAGGCATATATGATTGTTTCATCCCAAGGCAAACAAGCGATGGAATACTTTATGTAAATCTACATATCACTAGTACATGATATCAATTGAAACCATTGGTTCTAATATCAGAAGCAGGCACAGCAGGCACACCAACTCATTTCGGGCCCTACTGTCAGTTGATTCAATCAGGCATTGCAGGCCAAAAAGCATAGCAACAGCAAATCATCTCTTAAGAGCCACAAATCCATATTTAGCTCAATTATTGCAGAATTATTGCAGAATTTGGGTAAATTTGAGGAACACAGAATGGTGAAATGGTAGATGCCGTACTGTGCCTGCCTAGAATGGTTCAAGGTCGAGTTGACGTACTTCTGGTCCAGCTGCAGTCTGGTCTTCACATACCAGATGGGGTTGGTGAGTGTGCAAGCTGTGAAACCTGGGAGGGGGAAAAAGTAACAAATTCAGAACTACAGtctaacaataaacaaaacagtGATGTTCATCTGGTCATTTGCATGCATAAACAGTGTCTCCTACAATCATCCAATACCTACATCTACACTTGACCAAAAATACAAGCCAAGGTTTTGTAAACCAATCATACTTTCTTGCATTTTGTAATAAAATAATTATCAATATACAGTAGTCACTGCTAGGGAAAGCCGATCACTTGTTTTTGCCAAAGAAAAAGGGTGCAAACAGCCTAAGTATCTTTTGCAAGATCTCCCATTCAAGCTTTTAACCTTTCAACCAAAACACAAAGATGTTATTGTCAACAACTGGGGTAAGCCTACTGAAGACTTGTCTCAATGCCAAATGCAAGGATAAAAAACACCTTTGTTCAGAAAGCCCCGCACACGCCCCTTTTTGTTCCTGACATTTACATAAGGTATGATGTCAGACCTTGGACATTTGCCAAGggaacaaacaaatcaatatgtCTGGCACAAAGGTGGCTTTTCACAGGCCTTATATTTCATGTCCAGTAGAGGGGTCCAAACTTCAATCATGACACGCACATGGAAGGTGCTTGTCACATGCAattaggcatttttgtctggGAGTCTCGGGGTAGACTTAAGGTCAGGGCAATATTTATTCTAGTTGCTGCACCTTAAACCCTTGCGGGCAAAGTCTTACAAATGGGCAATACTTTATTTCGGTTGAGCATATCTAAAACATTACATCAGATTCAAATCTTGTATAGATTCAGCTCACAATTGTCACAATCATAATAGCATGAGAAGGTCCGCTTATGATGGAAGAATTTCCAACTCTTTGAATACACTCACCAGGAAGACAATTATAGGCTCCACATAGTTAACATTTTTACCCCTATCGTGTTGTCTACCTTAATGCCCGAGGCGAACACAGTAAAATATGTCTACACCTGAGCAGATAGATCTACACCTAAAGGGGACTTTCCACTAAATGATCACGTTAAATCAGGCATTGAGCTGAAAATGGACAGTTACCTGCAGTCATTGCAGAGCACATGTGGACGGCACTGGACTCGTATTTCAAGTGTCTGTTGAAGAACTTCTTGGCCTGAGCGTAGGTGCCAAAATAAATGGCTCTGTAGAGAGTGGACAAAGCCAAAACAACCAGTTACACAATGTGCAAAGAGACTACATAGTGGAAATCACAAATCATTGTATAACTATTCGCTAAAATATATTTCCTTTTATTCTGTTTTTATAGTCTATATCTTAGTTGAAGAATATTCTCTCTAGACTAGTAAAAAATGCCAGAGTTCAACAAATTCTGAAGTCAAATGGGTATCAGATATAAACGTCTCATGGCTTATTACATTTTACAAAGTAACGATGAAAATAGACGAATGAAATAAGCCACACTGAATTTACACGCTGCACAAGCTTTTCAACCAACTAGAAATGAGAATCATCCACCGAATCCATGTGAGAAGAAAACTCCATTCTataacatcatcatacatgtacattctatcTATCTTTACAATACATATGCATGGAAAAGATAGCTTATTTGTGATGCCAAAAAATTATCCATGGACCTATTTTGCCTATGAGCCAGGTTTAGCCAGAGAAAAGCAAAGCTAATCCCCACAGCGTACGTATTAACCATTCCAGTGTTAAGCCATAGGGATTAGAATTAGAGGTAGGATACTGATAAAAACAGCCAACAGCCAGGATGTAATAATGTCAAGCCCCCTCTCCTATAACCTCACAGCAGCAGCacgtttgtaaaaaaaataccccTCAATTTTTTAACACAAGTTCCAAAACAGAAATTTGGCATATCATCACCTCTTGATCCAATGTTCAACAACACAGGATCAAAAGATATCCCAAACATATCTCATGGAGTtgtttcaccaaaaacacattAATACAGTCACCATGTTTCCCCTGTTAGATACACATAATCTAATAAAGCCGACAATTTTTTGTTACAACTGTCCCAGCCAACGATAAAGTCTGTTCATTGCCCAGTATATCAGTGCTGGTATATGTATCTAATGGGAGAAACAGGGTGCCAAAACATTGTCACAAAGAAGACAACATATTCATAATATCTGTTTTGCATTTTATCTGTGCTACCGTATGTAAAACAGCCCACTCACGCTTAACTAATGCGAGGGACGGAGGGAATTGCCATATTCCCTATGATATTCCTTGTATCCTCCATATTCCAATGCCACCAGCtgaggaaaaaaaacaccactTCCAAAGCAGCCATGCACAATCACAACCTTCCCTTAAAATAACCAAGACATTAAGCAGTGCGTGATCTTTACTGTTAAAAACAAGGTTAGCACTCCCCATCTAT
Proteins encoded in this region:
- the LOC136442836 gene encoding solute carrier family 25 member 36-like isoform X2, yielding MTTQRNPAIHLIAGGAGGTAGAILTCPLEVVKTRLQSSVYTFPSSNVLLAGLQNGHGTPAGIVQLSTCAQTSTEAFVTTARPSIGIVQCIRHIVENEGVLALFKGLGPNLVGVAPSRAIYFGTYAQAKKFFNRHLKYESSAVHMCSAMTAGFTACTLTNPIWYVKTRLQLDQKKTGDNLTVRDCVRKTYGREGLRGFYRGVTASYAGISETVIHFVIYEHIKQMIARNRCCDCEKTWHDFVEFMGVAAVSKSLATCIAYPHEVVRTRLRQEGKKYRGFFQTVTTVAREEGYRALYSGLKTQLVRQIPNTATMMAVYEVVVYLLEG
- the LOC136442836 gene encoding solute carrier family 25 member 36-like isoform X1; translation: MTTQRNPAIHLIAGGAGGTAGAILTCPLEVVKTRLQSSVYTFPSSNVLLAGLQNGHGTPAGIVQLSTCAQTSTEAFVTTARPSIGIVQCIRHIVENEGVLALFKGLGPNLVGVAPSRAIYFGTYAQAKKFFNRHLKYESSAVHMCSAMTAGFTACTLTNPIWYVKTRLQLDQKYVNSTLNHSRQAQKTGDNLTVRDCVRKTYGREGLRGFYRGVTASYAGISETVIHFVIYEHIKQMIARNRCCDCEKTWHDFVEFMGVAAVSKSLATCIAYPHEVVRTRLRQEGKKYRGFFQTVTTVAREEGYRALYSGLKTQLVRQIPNTATMMAVYEVVVYLLEG